One window of the Vicinamibacterales bacterium genome contains the following:
- a CDS encoding threonine/serine dehydratase: MSVVSRDHIDAARERIRGVARVTPMIDVSAIAGRPLFLKCENMQPGGAFKIRGAYNMVAQLAPADRVRGVITYSSGNHGQAVAISAHAVGVPSVVVMPTTAPAVKIDGAKRFGAEVVFAGTTTLHRKAKAEEIAADRGLMMVPPFDHEWIIAGQGTLGLEILEQCPDVATIVVPIGGGGLIGGVAAAVKPARPDVAIVGVEPAGAASMKTSIESGGIRTLDGVQSIADGLLAVRPGELNFAIVRQFVDRLETVEEHEIASAFRWLFCDAKIVAEPSGAVTVAAALRDSATFAPPVVAVISGGNLDPSMLTALLS, encoded by the coding sequence GTGAGCGTCGTCTCGCGCGACCACATCGACGCCGCGCGCGAGCGGATCAGGGGCGTGGCACGCGTGACGCCGATGATCGACGTGTCGGCAATCGCCGGGCGGCCGCTCTTCCTCAAGTGCGAGAACATGCAGCCGGGGGGCGCGTTCAAGATCCGCGGCGCCTACAACATGGTCGCGCAGCTCGCGCCGGCCGACCGCGTCCGCGGCGTCATCACCTATTCGTCCGGTAATCACGGACAGGCGGTCGCCATCTCCGCCCACGCCGTCGGCGTCCCGTCGGTCGTCGTCATGCCGACCACCGCGCCGGCGGTGAAAATCGACGGGGCCAAGCGATTCGGCGCCGAGGTCGTGTTCGCCGGTACGACGACGCTCCATCGAAAGGCCAAGGCGGAGGAGATTGCCGCCGACCGCGGCCTGATGATGGTGCCGCCGTTCGATCACGAATGGATCATCGCCGGCCAGGGCACGCTCGGCCTCGAGATCCTCGAACAGTGTCCAGACGTCGCCACCATCGTCGTGCCGATCGGCGGCGGCGGCCTCATCGGCGGGGTCGCGGCCGCGGTCAAACCGGCGCGTCCCGACGTCGCGATCGTCGGCGTCGAACCGGCCGGCGCGGCGTCGATGAAGACGTCGATCGAGAGCGGCGGCATTCGCACGCTGGATGGGGTGCAGAGCATCGCCGACGGCTTGCTCGCCGTGCGTCCGGGCGAGCTGAACTTCGCGATCGTGCGGCAGTTCGTGGATCGTCTCGAGACGGTGGAAGAGCACGAAATCGCCTCGGCATTCCGCTGGTTGTTTTGCGATGCGAAGATCGTCGCGGAGCCGAGCGGCGCCGTCACCGTCGCAGCCGCGCTCCGGGATTCGGCGACGTTCGCGCCGCCGGTCGTCGCGGTCATCAGCGGCGGCAACCTGGATCCGTCAATGCTGACGGCGTTGCTGTCATGA
- a CDS encoding aminotransferase class I/II-fold pyridoxal phosphate-dependent enzyme: protein MSLEIFAMERMQSTWENLVDYDMSESGVRPLTLRELVEMGFDLESFLDVPLGYSQSNGTIELRERIAALYPGATADHVEVTNGTSEANYLIALSQLRPGDGVAMQLPNYLQMPGVARSLGAEVHTFRLCPDRAWEPDWDEFERAVTPRTRLLYLSNPNNPTGSVLSASSMARIAARCHDTGTWLLADEVYLGAEVEGPRTTSFWGMSDRVIVTSGLSKAFGIPGVRIGWLVGPPRLAAECWTQHDYLTIGPNKMSDRIARVAVEAANRERCYARTGAILRHNLPIAREWVASFGGRLTWTEPKAGAIGLMRYEADTPSLEIADRVRVSQSTLIVPGTHVGIDGHLRIWLGGTEAFLREGLRRIGAGLSTLLD, encoded by the coding sequence ATGAGTCTCGAAATCTTCGCCATGGAGCGGATGCAGTCGACCTGGGAGAACCTGGTCGACTACGACATGAGCGAGAGCGGCGTCCGGCCGTTGACGCTGCGCGAACTGGTCGAGATGGGCTTCGACCTCGAGTCGTTCCTCGACGTGCCGCTCGGCTACAGCCAGTCGAACGGCACGATCGAGCTGCGCGAGCGGATCGCCGCGCTCTATCCCGGCGCCACCGCCGATCACGTCGAAGTCACCAACGGCACGTCGGAAGCCAACTACCTGATCGCGTTGAGTCAGCTCCGCCCCGGCGACGGCGTCGCGATGCAGCTGCCGAATTACCTGCAGATGCCCGGCGTGGCGCGGAGCCTCGGCGCCGAGGTGCACACGTTCCGCCTGTGCCCGGACCGAGCCTGGGAACCGGACTGGGACGAATTCGAGCGCGCCGTGACGCCGCGGACACGGTTGCTCTATCTCTCGAATCCGAACAATCCGACCGGATCCGTCCTCTCGGCGTCGTCGATGGCGCGCATCGCCGCGCGATGCCACGACACGGGCACCTGGCTGCTGGCCGACGAGGTCTATCTCGGCGCGGAAGTCGAGGGTCCGCGCACGACCTCCTTCTGGGGAATGAGCGATCGGGTGATCGTCACGAGCGGGCTGTCCAAAGCGTTTGGAATTCCCGGCGTCCGCATCGGGTGGCTGGTCGGCCCGCCGCGGCTGGCCGCCGAGTGCTGGACGCAGCACGACTACCTGACGATCGGCCCGAACAAGATGTCGGATCGCATCGCCCGCGTCGCCGTCGAGGCCGCCAACCGCGAGCGCTGTTACGCACGGACCGGAGCGATCCTCCGCCACAACCTGCCGATCGCGCGCGAGTGGGTTGCGTCGTTCGGCGGACGCCTGACGTGGACCGAGCCGAAGGCCGGCGCCATCGGGCTGATGCGGTACGAGGCCGACACGCCGAGCCTCGAGATCGCCGATCGCGTCCGCGTGAGTCAATCGACGCTGATCGTGCCGGGCACGCACGTCGGCATCGACGGCCACTTGCGGATCTGGCTGGGCGGCACGGAAGCGTTCCTGCGCGAGGGCCTGCGTCGGATCGGCGCCGGACTCTCAACGCTGCTCGACTGA
- a CDS encoding RNA polymerase sigma factor: MAEVSYLDVRRLHADALDADTADVALAMDEDAFRAFYDRTSRALWAYLSRTSGDRQVADDLVQECYYRLLKSRTAFESEAHRRNYLYRIATNLVHDTRRGYRPVFAEGVEVADLETPQGPAGVEERADVRRAMRRLKPRERALLWLAYAQGSSHSEIAGVLGVKTGSIKLLLFRARRKLAALLQP; the protein is encoded by the coding sequence GTGGCTGAGGTGAGTTACCTCGACGTCCGGCGGCTGCATGCCGATGCGCTCGACGCCGACACCGCTGACGTAGCGCTGGCCATGGACGAAGACGCGTTCCGCGCGTTCTACGACCGGACGTCGCGAGCCTTGTGGGCCTATCTCTCGCGCACCAGCGGCGACCGCCAGGTCGCCGACGATCTGGTGCAGGAGTGCTACTACCGACTGCTCAAGAGCCGCACCGCGTTCGAGAGCGAAGCGCACCGGCGCAACTACCTCTATCGCATCGCCACCAATCTGGTCCACGACACGCGCCGCGGGTATCGGCCGGTGTTCGCCGAGGGGGTCGAAGTCGCCGACCTCGAGACGCCGCAGGGTCCTGCCGGCGTAGAAGAGCGGGCCGACGTCCGCCGCGCGATGCGGCGACTGAAACCCCGGGAGCGCGCGCTGCTCTGGCTCGCCTACGCGCAGGGATCGTCGCACAGCGAGATCGCCGGCGTACTCGGTGTGAAAACCGGCAGCATCAAACTGCTGCTCTTCCGCGCCCGGCGCAAGCTGGCGGCCCTGTTGCAACCATGA
- a CDS encoding D-aminoacylase — protein sequence MKRIAWLAVCCAVLATGPGASSQAFRYDTLVAGGTVIDGSGQPGRPADVAIKDGRIVAIGRLQRSLAAHVIDATHLVVAPGFVDVHTHADDLARHPAAANFVRMGVTTIVAGNCGASALDVGAELQALRDGPAALNFATLVGHNTIRNAVMGTDDRLPKPAELARMQSLVWKAMADGAIGFSTGLQYVPGTYAQAPEIVELARVSANAGGIYASHMRNEGTALEESVAETIRVGDLIEGRVEISHLKVDSPNRWGLSAAALALIDAARARGVDVGADQYVYTAASSSLAVRFPPWVLEGGPSQIAARLNTPATWQKIKAEMATMLEARGLHDLGFAVVALYPPDHSLDGLSLRQVALRRGGSDGVDSQLETAREMLLAGGASMVYHVMSDEDVERIMRHPQVAFASDADVIPWNEGVPHPRGYGNNARVLGTYVRARRLLPLPEAIRKMTSLPATRFRLANRGLIRAGYAADLVVFDPATIQDMATYDAPHAYAKGIAAVLVNGVTVVKDGAQTDARPGQVIANSLLERR from the coding sequence ATGAAGCGGATCGCCTGGCTCGCGGTCTGCTGCGCCGTACTGGCGACGGGGCCCGGCGCGTCGAGCCAGGCGTTCCGCTACGACACGCTCGTCGCAGGCGGCACCGTCATCGACGGCAGCGGACAGCCGGGAAGGCCGGCCGACGTCGCGATCAAGGACGGCAGAATCGTGGCGATCGGCCGGCTGCAGCGTTCGCTGGCCGCGCACGTGATCGATGCCACGCATCTGGTGGTGGCGCCGGGCTTCGTCGACGTCCACACGCATGCCGACGACCTCGCCCGGCACCCGGCGGCCGCGAATTTCGTCCGCATGGGGGTGACGACCATCGTCGCGGGCAACTGCGGCGCGTCCGCGCTCGACGTGGGCGCCGAGCTGCAGGCGCTGCGCGACGGGCCGGCCGCGCTCAACTTCGCGACGCTCGTCGGCCACAACACGATCCGTAACGCGGTCATGGGAACCGACGACCGTCTGCCGAAGCCGGCGGAGCTGGCGCGGATGCAATCGCTCGTGTGGAAGGCGATGGCCGACGGCGCGATCGGCTTCTCGACCGGACTCCAGTACGTGCCCGGCACCTACGCGCAGGCCCCCGAGATCGTCGAGCTGGCACGCGTCTCGGCGAACGCCGGCGGCATCTACGCCTCCCACATGAGGAACGAGGGGACCGCGCTCGAGGAGTCGGTTGCCGAGACGATCCGGGTCGGGGACCTGATCGAGGGACGGGTCGAGATTTCTCACCTGAAGGTCGACAGTCCGAACCGGTGGGGACTGAGCGCCGCCGCGCTGGCGCTGATCGACGCGGCGCGCGCCCGGGGTGTCGACGTCGGCGCCGATCAGTATGTCTACACCGCCGCGAGCTCGTCGCTTGCCGTGCGCTTTCCGCCGTGGGTGCTGGAAGGCGGACCGTCGCAGATCGCGGCGCGGCTGAATACGCCGGCGACGTGGCAGAAGATCAAGGCCGAAATGGCGACGATGCTCGAGGCACGCGGCCTGCACGATCTCGGGTTCGCCGTTGTCGCGCTGTACCCGCCCGATCACTCACTCGACGGACTGTCGCTGCGGCAGGTGGCCCTGCGGCGCGGCGGATCCGACGGCGTCGACTCGCAGTTGGAGACGGCCCGCGAGATGCTGCTCGCGGGGGGCGCCTCGATGGTCTATCACGTCATGAGCGACGAAGACGTCGAGCGGATCATGCGCCATCCGCAGGTGGCGTTCGCCTCCGATGCCGACGTGATCCCGTGGAACGAAGGTGTGCCGCACCCGCGCGGCTACGGCAACAACGCCCGCGTGCTGGGCACCTACGTACGGGCGCGGCGCCTGCTGCCGCTGCCGGAAGCCATCCGCAAGATGACGTCGCTGCCGGCGACGCGCTTCCGCCTCGCCAACCGCGGGTTGATTCGGGCAGGCTACGCCGCCGACCTCGTCGTCTTCGATCCCGCCACGATCCAGGACATGGCGACCTACGACGCGCCTCACGCCTATGCGAAGGGCATCGCGGCCGTACTGGTGAACGGCGTGACGGTCGTGAAGGACGGGGCGCAGACAGACGCGCGCCCCGGCCAGGTGATCGCTAACTCGCTGCTCGAGCGCCGCTGA
- a CDS encoding sodium:solute symporter, giving the protein MRWLDWLVVAGYLIWVVADGLRRTKGASGIDGYLLANRSLPWWAVGLSVMATQLSAITLVGTTGQAYADGMRFIQFYFGLPLAMVVLSVTLVPFFYRSGVYTAYEYLERRFDVKTRTLASLLFLCGRSMSTGAIISAPAVILSIIFHWNLTLTILAIGVPTIVYTMLGGVQAVTWTDVKQMGIVVGGLVCAVIALILGLPHDVSVGQALHVAGAAGRMNTIDFHVDARQTYTFWSGIIGGLFLHLSYFGCDQSQVQRYLTAKSLDQARHSLLMSAFVKIPLQVLVLLVGVFMFLFYVFNQPPLLFNGEPRQRVVASARAGDYGQLESAFAGAYQRRRDAATAMTKGDGGARDRFLAANAEMQSIRGQAAAIVKDVTGEAGYGDRTGDTPKPDVNYVFPTFVTTRLPPGLVGLIIAAIFAAAMSATAGELSATATATVIDVYKRLLNTTATDAHYLAVSRIAVAFWGIVACIVAHVAVQLGSLIEVVNRIGSIFYGSLLGVFVLALLFKRANGHGAFVGLLTGISVVAGFAFYPATRGVSYLWHNPLGVAVVLVVGMAVSLATGPRTSTA; this is encoded by the coding sequence ATGCGTTGGCTCGACTGGCTCGTCGTCGCGGGATACCTCATCTGGGTCGTCGCCGACGGACTGCGCCGCACCAAAGGCGCCTCGGGCATCGACGGATATCTGCTCGCCAACCGCAGCCTGCCGTGGTGGGCGGTCGGTCTTTCGGTGATGGCGACGCAGCTGAGCGCCATCACGCTCGTCGGCACGACCGGTCAGGCGTACGCGGACGGCATGCGCTTCATCCAGTTCTATTTCGGCCTGCCGTTGGCGATGGTGGTGCTGTCGGTCACACTGGTTCCCTTCTTCTACCGCTCCGGCGTCTACACCGCCTACGAGTATCTCGAGCGGCGGTTCGACGTGAAGACGCGCACGCTGGCGAGCCTGCTGTTCCTGTGCGGCCGCAGCATGTCGACGGGCGCGATCATCTCGGCGCCGGCGGTCATCCTGTCGATCATCTTCCACTGGAACCTGACCTTGACCATCCTGGCGATTGGCGTCCCCACCATCGTCTACACGATGCTCGGCGGCGTGCAGGCGGTGACCTGGACCGACGTCAAGCAGATGGGGATCGTCGTGGGCGGCCTGGTGTGCGCCGTGATCGCGCTGATTCTCGGGCTGCCGCACGACGTCAGCGTCGGGCAGGCGCTCCACGTCGCAGGGGCGGCCGGCCGGATGAACACCATCGACTTTCATGTCGACGCGCGGCAGACCTATACGTTCTGGTCGGGCATCATCGGCGGGCTCTTCCTGCACCTGTCGTACTTCGGCTGCGATCAGAGCCAGGTGCAGCGATATCTCACCGCCAAGTCGCTGGACCAGGCGCGTCACTCGCTTCTGATGAGCGCGTTCGTCAAGATCCCGCTGCAGGTGCTGGTGCTGCTGGTCGGCGTCTTCATGTTCCTGTTCTATGTCTTCAACCAGCCGCCGCTGCTCTTCAACGGCGAGCCGCGGCAGCGGGTCGTGGCGAGCGCGAGGGCGGGCGACTACGGCCAACTCGAGTCGGCGTTCGCGGGCGCCTACCAGCGGCGGCGCGATGCGGCCACCGCGATGACGAAGGGAGACGGCGGTGCCCGTGACCGCTTCCTCGCCGCGAACGCCGAGATGCAGTCGATTCGCGGCCAGGCCGCCGCGATCGTCAAGGACGTGACCGGGGAGGCCGGTTACGGCGATCGCACCGGAGACACGCCGAAGCCCGACGTCAACTACGTGTTTCCGACCTTCGTCACGACCCGTCTGCCGCCGGGCCTGGTCGGCCTGATCATCGCCGCGATCTTCGCGGCGGCGATGTCGGCGACCGCCGGGGAGCTGAGTGCCACGGCGACCGCCACCGTGATCGACGTCTACAAGCGCCTGCTCAATACGACGGCGACCGACGCGCATTACCTGGCGGTATCGCGCATCGCCGTGGCCTTCTGGGGCATCGTCGCCTGCATCGTCGCGCACGTCGCCGTGCAGCTCGGCTCGCTGATCGAGGTCGTCAACCGGATTGGATCGATTTTCTACGGATCGCTGCTTGGCGTGTTCGTGCTGGCGCTGCTGTTCAAGCGCGCCAACGGGCACGGCGCGTTCGTCGGGCTGCTCACCGGCATCTCGGTCGTGGCCGGGTTCGCGTTCTACCCGGCCACCCGCGGCGTGTCGTACCTCTGGCACAACCCGCTTGGCGTGGCGGTCGTGCTGGTCGTTGGCATGGCGGTGAGCCTCGCCACGGGACCGCGAACGAGCACGGCATGA
- a CDS encoding DUF523 domain-containing protein: protein MIKVAVSACLLGAPVRYNGSDKRVEHPILQRWIEEGRVVSICPEVFGGLGTPRPPAEIVQIEGGRRVRASTGRDVTSEFELGAAEALEQAVRHGVRVAVLKDGSPSCGSTFVYDGAFTATRVEGEGVTAALLRARGLRVFSEREIDGAAAYLAALDPAG, encoded by the coding sequence GTGATCAAGGTCGCGGTCAGCGCCTGCCTGCTGGGGGCGCCGGTGCGCTACAACGGCTCAGACAAGCGGGTCGAGCACCCAATCCTCCAGCGCTGGATCGAGGAAGGGCGCGTGGTGTCGATCTGCCCGGAGGTGTTCGGCGGGCTGGGCACGCCGCGGCCGCCCGCCGAGATCGTCCAGATCGAAGGGGGGCGCCGGGTGCGCGCCAGCACGGGACGTGACGTGACCTCCGAATTCGAGCTCGGCGCCGCCGAAGCGCTCGAGCAAGCCGTCCGGCACGGCGTGCGCGTCGCGGTCTTGAAGGACGGAAGCCCGTCGTGCGGCAGCACGTTCGTCTACGACGGCGCGTTCACCGCCACCCGCGTCGAAGGGGAGGGCGTCACCGCCGCGCTGCTGCGCGCGCGCGGTCTTCGCGTGTTTTCGGAGCGCGAGATCGACGGCGCCGCGGCGTATCTGGCCGCCCTTGACCCTGCAGGCTGA
- a CDS encoding carboxypeptidase-like regulatory domain-containing protein, which translates to MWVTALWLAGALALLFSASGCRRGVPAVDLGPKPPFARGTIAGIVRGPGDVALAGRTVEIVNVATGERQSTTTIENGGFSIELPKGKYRLTVELHGGETVVKGPDVVDLDRGDIDSHVEFVVSSARSARRPSYRVDNGLGSPIA; encoded by the coding sequence GTGTGGGTGACCGCGCTGTGGCTCGCGGGCGCGCTCGCGCTGCTGTTCTCGGCGAGCGGCTGCCGGCGAGGTGTGCCGGCAGTCGACCTTGGGCCAAAGCCGCCCTTCGCGCGCGGCACGATCGCCGGCATCGTCCGCGGACCAGGCGACGTCGCGCTGGCGGGCCGCACGGTCGAGATCGTCAATGTCGCCACGGGCGAGCGACAGAGCACGACCACCATCGAAAACGGCGGCTTTTCGATCGAACTGCCGAAAGGAAAGTATCGCCTCACCGTCGAACTGCACGGAGGCGAAACGGTCGTCAAGGGCCCCGACGTCGTCGATCTGGATCGCGGCGACATCGATTCGCACGTCGAATTCGTGGTGTCGTCGGCGCGCAGCGCGCGGCGTCCCTCCTACCGCGTCGACAACGGCCTCGGCTCACCGATCGCGTAG
- a CDS encoding class I SAM-dependent methyltransferase yields MSDWNADRYHALSIPQQTWGRRVLERLPLDGSEHVLDLGCGTGRITSELAARVPRGRVVALDRSAAMLSLAQAWLREHAPSARLVMSDGAALPFNRTFDAVFSGATFHWIHDHAALFRSIVLALKPGGRLVAQCGGGPNLALLLGRAGRLMQDPRFAHYFEGWTEPTYFSDVDAAGRRMRTAGFVDIDVSLEAAPTAFAAPAEFEEFVANVCVRGHLARLPSHERRLFLRELTLAAAADGPPLTLDYWRLNLSGRRPA; encoded by the coding sequence ATGTCCGACTGGAACGCCGATCGCTATCACGCCCTCTCGATCCCGCAGCAGACGTGGGGCCGGCGCGTGCTCGAGCGCTTGCCGCTCGACGGATCCGAGCACGTGCTCGATCTCGGCTGCGGCACCGGCCGGATCACCAGCGAGCTTGCGGCGCGGGTGCCGCGCGGCCGCGTGGTGGCCCTGGATCGGTCCGCCGCCATGCTGTCGCTCGCGCAAGCGTGGCTGCGCGAGCATGCGCCGTCGGCCCGGCTCGTCATGAGCGACGGGGCCGCGCTGCCGTTCAACCGGACATTCGACGCGGTGTTCAGCGGCGCGACCTTCCACTGGATTCACGACCACGCGGCCCTCTTCCGCTCGATCGTTCTGGCGCTGAAACCGGGCGGCCGTCTGGTGGCGCAGTGCGGCGGAGGGCCGAACCTGGCACTCCTCCTCGGACGCGCGGGGCGTCTGATGCAGGACCCCCGCTTTGCGCACTATTTCGAGGGATGGACGGAACCCACCTACTTCAGCGACGTCGATGCCGCCGGGCGCCGCATGCGCACCGCAGGCTTTGTCGACATCGACGTTTCGCTCGAAGCGGCGCCGACGGCGTTCGCTGCCCCCGCCGAATTCGAGGAGTTCGTCGCGAATGTCTGCGTTCGCGGCCACCTGGCGCGGCTGCCGTCGCACGAGCGGCGGCTGTTCCTCCGCGAGCTCACGCTCGCGGCGGCGGCCGACGGCCCGCCGCTGACCCTGGACTACTGGCGCCTGAACCTGTCGGGCCGGCGGCCCGCATGA
- a CDS encoding creatininase family protein, with translation MKLAIAALGALLVAAASAPHGQTSARKGVALSELAWPDAEPWLTASAVVVIPLGAGAIEQGAHLKLDSDARLAGYLAGRVTAASAVVVAPPLNYHFFPAYEDYPGSTSLSATTARDLTVDVVRSLARAGPRRFYVLNTAPSALGPLSAAAKVLSESGILLGYTDPDYWEKQPAVLKQPPIATAHADEAATSMMLFIDPSVVDLGKATREYPGRRARSASGTFGDATLASAQKGEALVNALVAGMLADIETVRSAPLPDGRAMPAPPSAARPAVRSEERMPTGCTANEDRAIRAVAERFSYLWTQQDAGRLSELFTRNGDIRHPDGSIERGQEVILANRAQLFAQKDYENSRYTVQLNDIRCVPGTNAAIADGKWELRLQRTPQSKPGRGAPAVPYDSGWCTLVLLKSDANSWSIEAWRYTVSPPPGADQPVLLAKPGYTGRGGG, from the coding sequence ATGAAGCTGGCGATAGCGGCCCTCGGCGCGCTCCTCGTGGCTGCGGCGTCGGCGCCGCACGGCCAGACGTCCGCACGCAAGGGGGTGGCCCTCTCCGAGCTGGCGTGGCCGGACGCCGAACCCTGGCTGACCGCTTCGGCGGTCGTCGTCATCCCGCTCGGCGCGGGCGCGATCGAACAGGGGGCGCACCTGAAGCTCGACAGCGACGCCCGACTCGCCGGCTATCTTGCAGGCCGGGTGACGGCGGCGAGCGCCGTTGTCGTGGCGCCCCCGCTCAACTATCATTTCTTCCCGGCCTACGAGGACTACCCCGGATCGACGTCGTTGAGCGCCACGACTGCGCGCGACCTCACCGTCGACGTGGTCCGCAGTCTGGCGCGGGCCGGCCCGCGCCGCTTCTACGTGCTGAACACCGCCCCGTCGGCGCTTGGTCCGCTCTCGGCCGCCGCGAAGGTCCTGTCGGAATCCGGCATTCTGCTCGGCTACACCGACCCCGACTACTGGGAGAAACAGCCCGCCGTGCTGAAGCAGCCGCCGATCGCCACCGCGCACGCCGACGAAGCGGCGACGTCGATGATGCTGTTCATCGATCCGTCGGTCGTCGACCTGGGAAAGGCGACCCGCGAGTATCCCGGCCGCCGCGCGCGATCCGCGTCGGGCACGTTCGGCGACGCCACGCTCGCGTCGGCGCAGAAGGGGGAGGCGCTCGTCAACGCGCTGGTCGCCGGCATGCTCGCCGATATCGAGACCGTGCGCAGTGCGCCGCTGCCTGACGGCAGGGCCATGCCGGCGCCGCCGTCCGCCGCGCGTCCGGCTGTCCGCTCCGAGGAGCGCATGCCGACGGGCTGCACGGCGAACGAGGATCGCGCCATCCGCGCAGTGGCCGAGCGTTTTTCCTATCTGTGGACGCAGCAGGACGCCGGGCGTCTCAGTGAGCTCTTCACCAGGAACGGCGACATCCGCCATCCGGACGGCTCGATCGAGCGCGGCCAGGAGGTCATCCTCGCCAACCGGGCGCAGCTGTTCGCGCAGAAGGATTACGAGAATTCGAGATACACCGTCCAGCTCAACGACATTCGCTGTGTCCCCGGCACCAATGCGGCGATCGCTGACGGCAAGTGGGAGCTGCGCCTGCAGCGCACCCCGCAGTCGAAGCCTGGCCGCGGGGCGCCGGCCGTGCCTTACGACTCGGGCTGGTGCACGCTGGTGCTCCTGAAGAGCGACGCCAACAGCTGGTCGATCGAGGCGTGGCGCTACACGGTCAGTCCGCCGCCCGGCGCCGATCAGCCAGTGCTGCTCGCCAAGCCCGGCTACACCGGCCGCGGAGGCGGATAG
- a CDS encoding cbb3-type cytochrome c oxidase subunit I, with the protein MRGRVFSLDHKIIGLQYAVTSMVFLLVGFGLMMLLRWQLAYPMQPVPIVGALLGSHAAAQGILLPEFYNQLGAMHGTIMIFLGVVPLSVGGFGNYLVPLQLGASDMAFPRLNMASYWIFLAGGVLMLSSFFVPGGAPNSGWTSYPPLADYASMGQTIWILAMLLLITSSLLGSINTIVTILQLRAPGLTFMRLPFFIWAQLVTAFLLLLAFPPLEAAGLMQLMDRVLGTSFFLPTGLLVGQQPLAVSGGGNPLLWQHLFWFLAHPEVYVLILPAMGIIAEVIANNIRKPLWSYRLMVYSAVFLGFMSMLVWAHHMFLTGMGTTMSAFFQTTTMIISIPSVVILTSLLMSLWGGSIRFTTPMLFALAFLPMFGIGGLTGLPLGLAASDIHLHDTYYVVGHFHYIVAPGTIFALFAGVYYWYPKITGRMLDDRLGRLHFLGSFVCMNAIFMPMFIQGLAGLNRRLYDGGINYSHAHGLQKWNVMQGWAAWTLGVVQLLFILNLVVSLWRGRAAGDNPWEATTLEWATATPPPHDNFVTTPTVYRGAYEYSVPGAARDFLPQNAAE; encoded by the coding sequence ATGCGCGGCCGCGTCTTCTCCCTCGACCACAAGATCATCGGGCTGCAGTACGCGGTCACGAGCATGGTGTTCCTGCTCGTCGGCTTCGGCCTGATGATGCTCCTCCGCTGGCAGCTCGCCTATCCGATGCAGCCGGTGCCGATCGTCGGTGCGCTGCTCGGCTCCCACGCGGCTGCGCAGGGCATTCTGCTGCCCGAGTTCTACAACCAGCTTGGCGCCATGCACGGCACGATCATGATTTTCCTCGGCGTCGTGCCATTGAGCGTCGGCGGCTTCGGCAACTACCTCGTGCCGCTGCAGCTCGGGGCATCCGACATGGCGTTTCCGCGCCTGAACATGGCGAGCTACTGGATCTTTCTCGCCGGCGGCGTGCTGATGCTCTCGAGCTTCTTCGTGCCCGGCGGCGCGCCCAACAGCGGCTGGACGTCGTACCCGCCGCTCGCCGACTACGCATCGATGGGCCAGACGATCTGGATTCTCGCGATGCTCCTCCTGATCACGTCGTCGCTGCTCGGCTCGATCAACACGATCGTGACGATTCTGCAGCTGCGCGCGCCGGGTCTGACCTTCATGCGCCTGCCCTTCTTCATCTGGGCCCAGCTCGTCACCGCGTTCCTGTTGCTGCTGGCCTTCCCGCCCCTCGAAGCGGCCGGACTGATGCAGCTGATGGATCGCGTGCTCGGCACCAGCTTCTTCCTGCCGACCGGGCTGCTGGTCGGCCAGCAGCCGCTCGCCGTCTCCGGCGGGGGCAATCCCCTGCTGTGGCAGCACCTCTTCTGGTTTCTCGCGCACCCCGAGGTCTACGTACTGATCCTGCCGGCGATGGGCATCATCGCCGAGGTGATCGCCAACAACATCCGCAAGCCGCTCTGGAGCTACCGGCTGATGGTCTACTCGGCCGTCTTCCTCGGCTTCATGTCGATGCTGGTGTGGGCTCACCACATGTTCCTGACCGGGATGGGCACGACGATGAGCGCGTTTTTCCAGACGACCACGATGATCATCTCGATCCCGTCGGTCGTCATCCTGACGTCGCTGTTGATGTCGCTGTGGGGCGGTTCGATCCGGTTCACCACGCCGATGCTCTTCGCGCTGGCCTTTCTGCCGATGTTCGGCATCGGCGGCCTCACGGGTCTGCCGCTCGGCCTCGCCGCCAGCGATATCCACCTGCACGACACCTATTACGTCGTCGGCCATTTTCACTATATCGTCGCGCCCGGAACGATCTTCGCGCTGTTCGCCGGCGTGTATTACTGGTACCCGAAGATCACCGGCCGGATGCTCGACGACAGGCTGGGCCGCCTGCACTTCCTGGGATCGTTCGTCTGCATGAACGCGATCTTCATGCCGATGTTCATCCAGGGACTCGCAGGCCTGAACCGCCGCCTGTACGACGGCGGCATCAACTACTCCCATGCGCACGGCCTGCAGAAGTGGAACGTGATGCAGGGCTGGGCGGCATGGACGCTCGGTGTCGTGCAGCTGCTCTTTATCCTCAACCTCGTCGTCAGCCTGTGGCGGGGGCGCGCGGCCGGCGACAATCCGTGGGAGGCGACGACGCTCGAGTGGGCCACGGCGACGCCACCTCCGCACGACAACTTCGTGACGACGCCGACCGTGTACCGTGGGGCGTACGAATACTCGGTGCCAGGCGCGGCGCGCGACTTCCTGCCGCAGAACGCTGCTGAATGA